Part of the Neisseria leonii genome is shown below.
GTGGGCGGCATGAATATTCATGTGATGGTACTGCTGCTGCTGGCAGCGGCGATTATCGGCGACGCAGTCAATTTTGCCGTCGGCAAATATTTCGGCGCGCGGCTGTTTGCCGACCCCGATTCCAAAATCTTCCGCCGCAGCTATTTGGACAAAACCCATGCGTTTTACGAAAAATACGGCGGCAAAACCATCATCATCGCCCGCTTCGTACCAATTGTGCGTACCTTTGCCCCGTTTGTTGCCGGCATGGCCGATATGGATTATGCCAAATTTATCCGCTACAACATTATCGGCGCGGTATTGTGGGTGGTGCTGTTTTCCTATGCGGGCTATTTTTTCGCCAACCTGCCGGTCGTCAAAAACAATTTGGGTTTGGTGCTGGCGGCGATTATCGTCATTTCCGTCCTGCCTGCCCTGATTGAAATCCTCCGCGCCCGCCGGAAAAACTGATGCGGTGTCCATGTGCGAAAAAATGCCGGAAAACAATCCGGCATTTTTTATCGTGCTTGGCAGGCAGACGTTTTTCAGACGGCCTGTTTCCCCTCAACAGGAAGCCGTACAGCCCGCCACCATCTTGTTCAAAGCTGCCGTGTCCAAAAGCCTGATATGCTTGTGATCGACTGCAATCAGACCGTCATGGTGAAATTTCGACAAAGTACGGCTGACCGTTTCCAATTTCAGGCCGAGATAGCTGCCGATTTCCTCGCGCGACATACGCAGAATAAAATCATTGGCGGCAAAACCGCGCTTGTGCAGCCGTTGCGACAAATTGAGCAGAAACGATGCCAGCCGCTCTTCCGAACGCATATTGCCCAACAGCAGCATCACGCCCTGATCGCGCACGATTTCACGGCTCATCAGGCGGAAAAAATGACTCTGCACCCCGGGAATGCGGCTGCCCAGTTCCTCCAAGCGGTCAAACGGCAGCTCGCACACTTCGCTGTCTTCCAAGGCCACCGCATCGCAGGTATGCAGGTGCGAACAAATCCCGTCCATACCGATCAGCTCGCCCGACATAAAAAAACCCGTTACCTGATCGCGGCCGTCGCGGCTGCCCAGAATGGTTTTGAAAAAACCGGTGCGTATCGCATACAGCGACGCAAACGCCTCACCGGCACGAAACAGCACTTCGCCCTTTTTCAGACGGCGGCTCTGCCTGATGACCGCGTCCAACTGCTCGAACTCATTCGGATCCAGCCCCACGGGCAGGCACAATTCGCGCAGCGAGCAGGTGGAACACAATGCTTTCAAAGGCTGTAAAAGCTGGCGTTTCGACATAAAACCTCCGACACCGCACGCGATTCTGCCCAAATGCAGTTGATACACGTCAAGGTGCTGATAACACTTTTCTGCCATTCTACCAAACCCGGCACAACTGCGCCTAATCATTACGACAAAATACACCGCACAAACCCGCCATGAAAACCATTCCCATCATCTCCGGTCAGGAAAAACCCGTATTCGACCGCGCCCTGATTGCCGCCCTGCCCGCCAGCGGCCCGCGCTATACCTCTTATCCCACTGCCGACCGCTTTACCGCCGCTTTCGGCCAAGAGCAATACCGCTCCACACTCACCCTGCGCCGCAGCGGCCGACCGCTGTCGCTGTATATCCACATTCCGTTTTGCAACACCATCTGCTACTACTGCGGCTGCAATAAAATCATCACCAAAGACACCGCCCGCGCCGATACCTATCTCGACTATCTGGAACACGAAATGGCTCTGATTGCACCGCATTTGGGCGGCGGCAGACAGCCCTTGGCGCAACTGCATTTCGGTGGCGGCACACCCACATTCCTCAACGACAGCCAGCTGGAACGCGCATTCGCCCTGATCCGCCGCCATTTCGACCTGCTGCCCGACGGCGAATATTCCATCGAAATCGACCCGCGCAAAGTCAGCCGCGAAACCGTCCGCCACCTCGGCCGACTGGGCTTCAACCGCATGAGCGTGGGCATTCAGGATTTCGATCCCCAAGTACAGCGGGCGGTAAACCGCATTCAGAGTGTGGCAGAAACCCGCGCCGTTATCGAAGCCGCACGCGAAACGGGTTTCCAATCCGTGAGCGTCGATTTGATTTACGGCCTGCCGCACCAATCCGTTTCCGGCATTGCAGCCACACTCGACACCGTTCTCGATCTCGATCCCGACCGCCTTGCCCTTTACCACTACGCCCACCTGCCCCACCTTTTCAAACCCCAGCGGCGCATCGATACCGCCGCCGTACCCGACAGCGAAACCAAACTCGACATTCTGCAATACGCTGTCGAACGGCTGACTGCCGCAGGCTATCTGTTTATCGGTATGGACCATTTCGCCAAACCCGGAGACGAACTGGCTGCCGCCCTGAAAAACGGCCGTCTGCAACGCAATTTCCAAGGCTACTCCACCCATGCCGACTGCGACCTGATTGCGCTCGGCGTATCCGGCATCGGCAAAATCGGCAACGCCTATATCCAAAACGAAAAAGACATCGAGGCCTACTACGCCGCCATCGATCAAGGCCGCCTGCCCGTTCTGCGCGGATACACCCTCAACCGCGACGACCTTCTGCGCCGCGCCCTGATTCAAGAACTGATGTGCCGTTTCTCACTTGACATACCCGCATACGAAACCGCCCACAGCATTACCTTCGCCGACTACTTCGCCACCGAACTGGCCGACCTGCACCGCATGGAACAGCAAGGCCTGCTGCAGCTGACACCCGACAACCTGCACGTTACCCCCAAAGGCCGCTTCCTGATCCGCAACATCGCCATGGTCTTCGACTACCACCTGCGCCACAAAACCACACAGGCCGCCTACTCGCAAACCGTCTGACTGCCGAGGCCGTCTGAAACAGCCGCCATACCGATCTATGTCGGATTTAAAAATCCGACCTACCGGCCCCGCCGCAAACCGTGTAGGTCGGATACTCTGTATCCGACATTTTTCAACATTGCGGCATTTCAGTAGGTCGGATTCTTGAATCCGACATCTCAAATAAATCCGACATCTCAAACAGAAATGTCGGATACGGGGTATTCGACCTACAAAAAATACGGGGTATGGCGAGATACGGGGTTATGCGGGCAGCAATGCAAAAAGAGCCTGCATTTGCAGGCTCTTTTTTTCTAACCGTTCAGATTAGAATTTGTGGCGCAGACCAACCAGACCGGCAGTCTCATCACGTTTGTTGTCGCCGCTGCCGGTTTTCAGCCAGCCGGCTTGTGCGAAAGCAGTAGTGCGTTTAGAGAAGTCGTAGTCGGCACCCAGAACCACTTGTTTGTATTGAGAGCCGTTCAGTTTCTCGCCACCTTCGCTCGCTTTGGCTTTCCAGCCGTGAGCGTAAGACAGTTTCGGAGTTACGTTGCCGAAGCGGTAGCCGACAGTTGCGGCAGCTTCCAGAGTTTTCACGCCTGCATCTGCGCTGCCACCGGTCACAACAGCATTGTCATCATTGTATACAGCTTTGGCGTAAGAACCGGCAGTATCCCAGTTTTTGGTGTATTGCGCACCCAAGCCTACGAACAGGTTGTTGGCATCGTAACCGGCTTCCAAGCGGTGTGCGTAGCCGTCTTTACCTTTTGCATAGGTATTGGCAGCACGCTCAACGTTGTTCTTTTTGAAGCCGAAGCCGTATTGGGCGAATACGCCTGAGTTGGCGAAGTTCAGACCGGCATAGTAGGCATCACGGCCGGCAACTTCTTTGGTGTATTTGTCAGACGGATTGGCATTGTCGCGCGGGGTGTATTGTACGCTTGCGCTGAAGCCGCCGAAAGACGGGGTGTCATAGCGGGCAGATACGACGCGGCTGCCGGTACGGGTAAAGATGCCCAGACCCAGAGCGTTGTTGTCGTATTCCCAATTGTCGATGGTACCCATGTTGTTCAGCGGGGTGCTGATGTAACCGGCACGTACCTTACCGAAGCCGCCTTCCAAACCGATGAAAGAATCGCGGGTACCGAAACCGCGGTTTTTATTACCGTCAACGCTTACACGGCTTTCCACCTGCCAAATCGCATCCAGACCGTCAGCCAGGTTTTCTTTGCCTTTGAAGCCGATGCGCGAACCGAAGTCGGCGATTTCAGTGGCAGTAGAAGATTTTTCATTGCTGCTGCCGTTTTTGTTTTTGAATTTGGAAATTTCAACACCGGCTTTGACTTGGCCGTACAGGACAACGTCAGCCATTGCAGCAACCGGCAGAGCGGTCAGCGCCAGAGCAATCAGAGTTTTTTTCATTGCTGTATTCCTTTTCGAGATTAAGAAAAAAAACCTAAGATGGCATGGAAAAGATTCCATCTAAAGCTTTCTGGTTAATCGCATCGGTCGCGATTTCATGGCTGCTAATATAATTGCTTCATTGCGAAAAAACAAATTTTCCCGCCAAGAGTTTGGCGGCAGCACGGCAAAAAGTGTGGCCTTTTTCCAACAGGTTATTTTATTTTCTGTTTTGATTCAATGGCATAAAATTTGAAAAACACAGTATCGACCCGGTGTTGTTTTTCTGCACATCTGGACGTTTTTTGGCGCTTTCTGCGCAGAAAAGCAGGAAAGCGGGTGTTTTTCGGGGGTTTGCAAGGGGGGAGGCTGCGGGTGGGAAAGTGTTCCGGCAGTGTGTATATCGGATTCGGGAATACTGCCTGCGGCGGGTTTAGATGCAGGAGCGATACCGTATCTGTCCTGTCGGCTGTGGTCGGCAGCGGTGTAGTCGGATACTTGTATCCGACACCCCCGATACGGTGACTGCGGCTGCGCTGTCAGTCGGATTTGAAAATCCGACCTACGGGCTACGGGCGGTATGGAATGAAAAGGCCGTCTGAAAACACAGAAAACGTGTTTTCAGACGGCCTCGTAGTTCAATCAAACGGTTTTCTGCATTCGATTGAACAGGATTCGCGTTTTTTCAGGCATCTTCCCGAACACGGCGGTCAGCGGCTGTCGGGCAATACGGCGGGGGCTGCCTGCTCTTCTTCCTGTACGGCTTCGTCGAATGCGTAGCGGCGTTGGGCTTCGGCCTTGGCGTGTCCGCCGGTTTCGTCGAATACTTTCGCCAAGACTAAGCGCGCCTGTACGCTTTCGCGCAAGGCCAGGCTGGCTTCCAGATAGCTTTGTGCTTTGCCCCACAGACCCTGCCCGTAGGCCAGGATTCCCAAATGCAGCAGCAGGGCGGCATCATCGGGATGCTGTTTGAGCCAGCCGTCGGCGGTATCGATGGCACGGCGGCGGGCTTTTTCGTCGAGATAGCGCACGCTGCGGGCAAAAACGGGCAGCAGCTCTTCCTGACGGGTTTGCGGGTAGTGTTTCTCCACCCATGCCGCTGCTGCGCCGTACATGCCCAAGTGTTCGTATTTCTGTGCTACGGCAACGCACAAACCGCCGCTTTTCTGTTCGTCGGGAATGCGCTTTAAGGCGGCTTTGACGCCGTCTGAATCAGCAGCCAGCGACAGCAGGCGGCGGTAGGCCCACTCTTGGTGCTGATCCAGTTCGCGGCCGTTGATGGCACCGGCTTTTTTCAGTTTGGCGGCTTTTTCCAAGACGGCTGCGGCATCGCCGTGGTCGAGCGCGTAGCGCAGGTCGAGCTTGGCCAAGCGGGTCAGTCCGGGGTTGAGGCGGCGGGCATCGTCCATATGCCTTGCGGCGGCCTCGTAGTCGCGTGCCGCCAGCGCGCCTTCGGCTTGCAGCAGGTGGCGCGAAAGCTGGCTTTTGCCGGGCAGTTTGGCGATTTCCTGCAAGTAGCCGTCACGGCGGGCGGTATCGTCCACGGCATCGGCGGCGTGTGCGGCCAGCATCAGTGCCAGTGTGCGGTTGTCGCCCGTATTTTTGCCGGTCAATACTTTATCGGCCTCCTGCGCGGCTTTTTGGTACCGGCCTTCAAAATAGGCCAAGCCTGCCGCATTCAGGTGGCTGCCCGCCTGTTTTTCCTGACGGCGGCTGCGGAAGCGGCCGATGCGGCCGGGCAGGTCGAGCAGGCCGGCGATCAGGCGGACCAGCAGGTAGAGTACGACTACGGCCAGAATCAGCCCCAAAACAAAGGTATGCAGATTGATCCGCAGCAGGGTTTGCCCGACCGCGATATAGACGTTGCCGTCATAAGCTCCCGCAGCCACGGCCAAGCCCACCGCTGCGGCAAACAGCACAATAATCCAAATCAGGTTTTTCATGCCGCTTCCCCTTTGATGTCGGTTTGGGAAGCTGCTTTTTCCTGCGGTGCCGATGCGGCAGGCGCGGAAGCTTCACCGGCTTGCGGCGCAGAGGCTGCCGACGGGGCAGGATCGGAAGCAGCAGGCTCGGAAGCGGCGGCGTTCGGGCCGGATACCGTGGCGCGCGCGTTGTCCTGATAGTCTTTGACGGCGGTCAGGCCGGCTTTCAGCACTTCGCCCGACAGACTGCCCACATCAAGCGTTTTGAGTTCGACCAGCTCTTTGAGCCAAGCCTGCACGGCGGGCGAGCCAGTATCAAAATACTGTTTGACCGCCGCTTCGGCACTGTTCAAATCGCTCAGGTAAATATCGCCGTTGTGGCGCAGCATGGCGGTACGCGCGTCCAGCAGGCGCAGGCGCAGGTTTTCGCGCACGAAATAAACCTGCTCGGGCGACATCAGCATGGCATCGTCGTTTTTCAGACGGCGTACTTCCACCAGACCCTGCAATGCACTCAATGTTTTATCGCGCAGGTTTTCCCACCATGTGCCGCCCGTATTAACGGCGGGCGGTACACCGTTTTCGGTGGGTTTCAAGGTATTGTCGATAGTCAGCGGCAGTCCGGATACCGCGCTTTCCAGCCGGTCAAGACGCAGGGCCGTTCCCGAAACGTCGAGATACTGGCGTTTTTTCAGTTCCGCCAGATCGGCACTGACAGCCTGTTTGATCGGCAGCAGCGCGGCCTGATCGAAAGATTGCAGGCGGTTTTCGATATTTTCCAGCACCCTGACCGCCGCCGGTACGTTACCCGACAGCAAAAGCTGCTGGGCAGCCGTATTGAGGGCGGATTCGACTTCGTTTACCAGCCAGTCGGTACGGCTGCGCAGCAGTTCCTGATAAGCGCGGTTGGCGCGGGCAATCTGTTCGCCCTGCGCTTTGCCGGCGGATTCCAGCTGCGCCAGCTGCGCGGCCGCTTCGTCTTGCCTGCGCAGGCTCTCTTGCAGCAGGGCGGCGTTTCCACTCTCGCCCAAAGCCGCTTTTTCGATTTTCTGGTTTAAAGCCAGCTCCTGATTTTTCAAAACGTTCTGACCCTGCACAAACAGAAAGCCGCCGGCACCGAGTGCCAGCAGGGAAAGTACCAAGGCACTGCCCGCCAATACTTTGCCGCCGGACTGTTTGATGATGACGGGTGCGGCCGGCGGGGCGGTTTGTGCGTCTGCGGCAGACGGTGCCGCCTGCACCACGGCCGGAACGGGCGCGGTATCCGCAGGTTTGCGGTCGGCATGATCCGGCTGCTTGTTTTCTTGCTCGCTCATGATGGGTTCTCCGTATCGGGATTCAAAATAACCGCGTCCGGCATACCGGCCGTTTCAATCTGCCGCACGCCTGCCGCACGCAGATCGGCGGCAATACGCGGATGATGGGTGAAGTATATCAAGGATTGCAGGGTTTGCATCATTTCGGGCGGCGCGCGGTCGAAGAAGAGGCGCACCATTTCGCGCGACGTTATCCACACGGCGCGCACATCGGCCGTCTGAAAAACCGTCCAGTCGGGCGTTTGCGGCACGCGGCGGTAGATTTCGCCGAAATGCACATCCAATCCGCGCCGCCGCAGCTGTGCGGCCAGCCAGCCGCGCCCGCCTTCGCCGCGTATGATGCCGACTGCGGCTCCGGCAGGCAGTGTATCCCAAACCGGCAGGGCGGCGGCGGCTTCGCTGTCATTGCCGCCCTGCGGGCAATGTATCTGCCTGCAACCGGCACGGTGCAATGTCCGGGCGGTTGTCCGGCCGACCGCGATGTGCGGCAGAGACAGAACGTGTTCCGTGAAAAAAGGCTGCGCGGCTTCCACCGCGCTCGGGCTGACCCAAAACAGCGCAGAGGCCGTCTGAAAAAGGTTTGCCAGAATACTGTGCCGTTCCGGCAGCGGTTCAATCCGCATCACGCTGAATGCGATGCCCTGCCAGCCTACCGCCTGCCACACTGCCGAATCGGCCGCCGCGCGTGCCTGCGGGCGCACCAGCAATACTGCCGCCCGACGGCCGTTTTCCGCCAAGGGCGCGGGGGGCGGGAAGCGGCGGCCGTTTTCAGGCATCGGGCTGTTCCGCCAATACAGCGGCAATCAGTTCGTGCGCGCCCTCGTCGGCCAGCTGTTTGGCGACCGCGCGGCCGAGTGCGTCGGCATAGGCCAGCGGAGCTTGTGCAGAGGCTTGGAGCAGCACCGAACCGTCGGGGTGGCCGACCAGTCCGCGCAGGGTCAGCAGGCCGTTTTCTTCGGTGCAATAGGCGGCCAGCGGCACTTGGCAACTGCCGCCCAAAGCGCGTGCCAAAGCGCGTTCGGCGGTTACGCAGGCGTTGGTCAGGCTGTGGTTGAGCGGATTGAGGACTTCCAGCAGTTCGATGCGGGAAGCGGCAATTTCGATACCCAATGCGCCCTGCCCCGCCGCAGGCAGGCTGTCGGCGGGCGACAAGACGCAGCGGATGCGGTCGGCCAAGCCCAACCGCGCCAAACCCGCTTCTGCCAGTATGACGGCATCGTATTCGCCGTTGTCCAGCTTAGCCAGACGGGTTTGCAGGTTGCCGCGCAGCGGGCGGACGGCCAGTTGCGGGAAACGGGCACGCAGCTGGGCTTCGCGGCGCAGGCTGGACGTTCCCACTACCGCACCGGCCGGCATCTCTTCCAAGCGCGCGTAACGGTTGGACACCAATGCGTCAAATGCACCGGCACGCTCGCACACGGCCGCCAACAGAAAGCCTTCGGGCAAATCCATCGGCACATCTTTTACCGAATGCACGGCCAAATCCGCCCGCCCGTCCAGCAATGCCTGCTCCAACTCTTTGACAAACAGTCCTTTGCCGCCGACTTTGGACAGGGTGCGGTCGAGGATTTGGTCGCCGCGCGTGGTCATGCCCAAGATGCTGACGGCGCAATCGGGATAAAGCTTCTGCAAACGGCTTTGGATATGCCCGGCCTGCCACATGGCCAGACGGCTTTCTCGGCTGGCAATCACCAGTTTTTTCGGTGCATTCATGAAAATATACCTTGGTGGAAAACGGCAAAAGTGTAACAGAATCGAGGCCGTCTGAAAAACCGCATCCGGCGTTTTCAGACGGCCTCTCCACGTCGGGCAAAACGGGGGGTACAGACAAGTGCCGCCCTAATCCGCCAGGATTTCAAAACTGTGGGTGATTTTGGCGGCCTTGCCCAGCATCAGGGAGGCTGAGCAGTATTTTTCCGCCGACAGCCCGACGGCTTTCTCCACCGCCGCCGGATTCAGATCGCGGCCGTAAACCTGAAAATGAATGTGGATTTCGGTAAACACGCGCGGGGCGGTGTCGGCGCGCTTGGCCGTTACTGTGGCGCGGCAGTCGCTGACCTGCTGACGCTGCTTCTGCGCAATCATCACCACGTCGATGCCGGCACAGCCCGCTACGCCCAGCAGCAGCATTTCCATCGGACTGGGGCCGCGCTTGTCTCCTTCCGCCGCCGCACCTTCCATAATGACGGTATGGCCGTCTGCGGTTCGCCCCTCGAAACACAGGCCGTCTATCCATCTGCTGTTTACCTGCATGACGATGCCTCTCCGGCCGGTGCAATCGGTTCGGCCGATACCAATATACCGTCGGCATCGCTGTACAGATAATGCCCCGGCACAAAATCGACACCGCCGAACGAAACGGTTACATCAACTTCGCCCGCACCGTCTTTGGCACTTTTGCGCGGATTGCAGCCCAAAGCTTTCACGCCGAAATCCATTTGATCTATGGCTTCGCTGTCGCGGATGACGCCGAAAATCACCGCCCCCGCCCAACCGTTGGCCGCACCGGCTGCCGCAATCATGTCGCCCATCAGTGCACTGGAAAGCGAACCGCCCCCGTCCACCACCAACACTTCGCCGTCCGACGGCCGGTTCATCAACTGTTTGACCAAACCGTTGTCGCGGAAACAGCGCACGGTGCGGATACGGCCGCAAAAGCGGCGGCGGCCGAAACTGCGGAACTGGGTTTCGCAGGAAGGGGTATCGGGTGCCGCATCAATCAGATCGGCGGTGGCAAATGCAGACAACATGATTTTCTCCTTTTTTTCAGGCGGTTTTCAGACGGCCTTGGCGGCCGGGAATCCGGTCAGGCCCGTTCCAGCAGCCACGCCACATAACGCGCCACGCCCTCTTCCACGCTGTAAAACGGCATGGCGTAGCCTGCGGCGCGCAGTTTGGCAATATCGGCCTGGGTGAAACTCTGGTACTTGCCTTTCAGTGCGTCGGGGAACGGCAGGTAGCGGATCAGCCCGCTGTCCACCAATTCCGCCAGCGGCAGCGGGTCTTTGCCTTCGGCCGCGCGGCAGGCATTGACGGTGGCGGCGGCCAAGTCGTTAAACGGCTGGCTGCGGCCGGTACCCAGATTGAAAATGCCCGACTGCATGGGGTGGTCGAGAAAATGCAGGTTGACCGCCACCACATCTTCGACGCTGACGAAATCGCGGCTCTGGCCGCCGTCGGCATAACCGTCGTAGGCACCGAACAGATTGACAAAGCCCTGTTCTCGGTATTGGTGGAAATGATGGTAGGCCACCGAAGCCATGCGGCCTTTGTGCTGCTCGCGCGCGCCATAAACGTTGAAATAGCGGAAACCGGCCACCTGCGCGCTCAATCCTTCGGCCATGCGGCGGCGCACCACTTGGTCGAACAGGAATTTGGAGTAGCCGTACACATTGAGCGGCGCCTCCAAAGCGCGCTCTTCACGGAAAACTTCGCCTTTGCCGTACACTGCCGCGCTGGAAGCGTACAGGAAGGGAATGCGCTGGTCCTGACACCAGTCGAGCAGGTCGAGGCTGTATTGGTAGTTGTTGTCCATCATGTACAGGCCGTCGTGGTTCATGGTGTCGGAACACGCGCCCTGATGGAAGACTGCCTGTATATCGGCAAACGGAAAGCTGTGGTTGCGCACCTGGCGGATAAATTCGTGCTTATCCAGATAATGGCCGATGTCGCAGTCGGCCAGATTTTGGAATTTATCGCCGTGCGCCAGATTATCGACGGCCACAATATCCGTGATCCCGCGCCCGTTCAAAGCCTTGACGATGTTGCTGCCGATAAAGCCGGCCGCGCCGGTTACGATGATGGTCATGATGCACTCTTTCCTGAAAATAAGCCGCCCGCAGGCGTGCTGGCTATTGTAACGCAATCCGCCGTTTTGCACGAACGGCGGTCAAAAAAGCCGTCTGAAAACGGCGTTTGGCAGCCAAACGGTTTTCAGACGGCCTTTTGCCGGGAAATTACAAACCCTGCGCTTTGACTTTTTCCGCACCGGATTCCAGCTTGTTCAAAGCCGACAGATAGGCTTTGGCCGTTGCCGCCAGAATATCGGTATCCGCCCCCTGCCCGTTGACCACACGGCTGCCGCGCGCCAGACGCACGGACGTTTCGCCCTGACTTTCTGTACCCTGCGTCACGGCATTGACCGAATAAAGCTGCAAGACCGCGCCGCTTTGCGCCACGCTTTCGATGGCTTTGAAAACCGCGTCCACCGGCCCGGAACCTGTGGCCTCGGCCTGTTTTTCCTCGCCTTTGACGCTGAACACAATCTGCGCGCGCGGCAGTTCGCCGGTTTCGGTGACGATTTTCTGCGAGATAAAGCGGTAGTTGTCCTGATTGAGGGTTTCCATCTCGTCGGACACCAGCGCGTGCAGGTCTTCATCGAAAATTTCGCGTTTTTTGTCGGCCAGTTCTTTGAAACGGGCAAACGCGGCATTCAAGGCTTCTTCGCTGCCCAACTCAATGCCCAAATCGGCCAGCTTGGTTTTGAAAGCGTTGCGGCCGGAGAGCTTGCCCAGACTCAAACGGTTGGCCGCCCAGCCGACCGATTCGGCCGACATGATTTCATAGGTTTCGCGGTGTTTGAGTACACCGTCCTGATGAATGCCCGATTCGTGGGCAAACGCGTTGGCACCGACCACAGCCTTGTTCGGCTGCACGGGATAGCCGGTGATGGTGGAGACCAGTTTGGAAGCGGGCACAATCTGCGCCGTGTCGATGCCGGTTTCCAGACCGAACACATCGTGGCGCACTTTCAGAGCCATCACAATTTCTTCCAGCGAGGCATTGCCCGCCCGCTCGCCCAAACCGTTGACGGTGCATTCCACCTGACGCGCGCCGCCTTGGAGCGCAGCCAGCGAGTTGGCCACGGCCAAACCCAAATCGTTGTGGCAGTGTGCCGACCATACGACTTTTCCGCTGCCCGGGGTTTTGGCAATCAGCTCGCGGAACAAGGCTTCGGTACGGTGCGGAACCGAATAGCCCACGGTATCGGGGATATTGATGGTGGTCGCACCCGCCTCAATCACCGCACCGCAGATTTCGGCCAGAAAATCAATGTCCGAACGCAGCGCGTCTTCGCATGAAAATTCGACATCGTCGGTATATTCTTTAGCGATTTTTACCGCCTTAACCGCCGCTTCCACCACTTTGGCCGGTTTCATTTTCAGCTTGTGTTCCATATGGATCGGGCTGGTGGCGATAAAGGTGTGGATCCGTTTTTTGGCCGCAGGCGCAACGGCTTCGCCCGCTTTGCGGATGTCGCTTTCCACCGCGCGCGACAGCGAGCAGACGGTGGAGCGGGTAAGCGTTTTGGCGATTTCGTTTACCGCCTCCCAGTCGCCCGGGCTGGCGGCGGCGAAACCGGCCTCAATCACATCGACCCCCAGTTTTTCCAACTGGCGGGCAACGCGGATTTTTTCTTCTTTGGTCATGGCGGCGCCGGGCGACTGTTCGCCGTCGCGCAGGGTGGTGTCAAAAATAATGACGCGGTTGTTTTGGGGCATGGCCTGCTTCTCCAGAGTGGTTTGTTGATGCATAAAGGCGTTCAAATCCAGCGGCCGTCCCTGCGCTTCGGCCAGCGCGCCGAGCCGCCGCAGCTGGTTGAGCGGCAGCGAACCGCGGGTGCGCCATTTATAAATCGCCGCCGCGCTGGCTGCGTGTTCGGGATCTTGTTCTTTTAGTGCTTCGGCCAGCGCGCTCACGCCGCCGAAATAGGCAATTAAACGGTCGATATCCAACTGCATAATGTGTCCAATCGCGAAAGGCCGTCTGAAAATGACAAGTGGCGATTATACCCAAATTGGACATTTCGACAAGCATTGCTCGCTATATTTTAAAAATCCTTATCCCAAAGAGATATTTTTAGACTTATTGTCCAAATTTGCACAGCAAATCTCGGTAGGCGACATGAAGCGCAGAGACTTTTTTAGTTGGGAACTTTGGATATATTTACATTCATGGCGCGGTTTCGGATAACAGAATCATGCCTGATGAAAGACCGTCAATAAAGCCGGAAAATGACAGGACAGCAACTTTCATATCGGGAAGAAGCAATACCGTCTCCTTTCCATTATTCCCCGCCCGCTCAGGCCGCCTGAAAGTTGAAAATATAGTACACTGTCCGTTTTCCGCACCCTGCCCTGCCATGCAGCCGATTACCACTTCCCGCACGCCCGTGATGTTCTGGCATACTGAAAGCAGCCAAAAACCGCCCCGACACGCCGTTTTTGCCGACCGCCTTTCGGCCGGTGCCCTGCTGAAAGCCGCCCGCGACCATACGGCAACGGTATGGACGGGCGATTTCCACCAAG
Proteins encoded:
- the porB gene encoding trimeric porin PorB, with translation MKKTLIALALTALPVAAMADVVLYGQVKAGVEISKFKNKNGSSNEKSSTATEIADFGSRIGFKGKENLADGLDAIWQVESRVSVDGNKNRGFGTRDSFIGLEGGFGKVRAGYISTPLNNMGTIDNWEYDNNALGLGIFTRTGSRVVSARYDTPSFGGFSASVQYTPRDNANPSDKYTKEVAGRDAYYAGLNFANSGVFAQYGFGFKKNNVERAANTYAKGKDGYAHRLEAGYDANNLFVGLGAQYTKNWDTAGSYAKAVYNDDNAVVTGGSADAGVKTLEAAATVGYRFGNVTPKLSYAHGWKAKASEGGEKLNGSQYKQVVLGADYDFSKRTTAFAQAGWLKTGSGDNKRDETAGLVGLRHKF
- a CDS encoding DedA family protein, whose amino-acid sequence is MMTAIIDFILNIDQHLAALSAQYGLWIYAILFLIVFCETGLVVTPFLPGDSLLFAAGGIAAVGGMNIHVMVLLLLAAAIIGDAVNFAVGKYFGARLFADPDSKIFRRSYLDKTHAFYEKYGGKTIIIARFVPIVRTFAPFVAGMADMDYAKFIRYNIIGAVLWVVLFSYAGYFFANLPVVKNNLGLVLAAIIVISVLPALIEILRARRKN
- the fnr gene encoding fumarate/nitrate reduction transcriptional regulator Fnr, translated to MSKRQLLQPLKALCSTCSLRELCLPVGLDPNEFEQLDAVIRQSRRLKKGEVLFRAGEAFASLYAIRTGFFKTILGSRDGRDQVTGFFMSGELIGMDGICSHLHTCDAVALEDSEVCELPFDRLEELGSRIPGVQSHFFRLMSREIVRDQGVMLLLGNMRSEERLASFLLNLSQRLHKRGFAANDFILRMSREEIGSYLGLKLETVSRTLSKFHHDGLIAVDHKHIRLLDTAALNKMVAGCTASC
- a CDS encoding heme biosynthesis HemY N-terminal domain-containing protein, whose protein sequence is MKNLIWIIVLFAAAVGLAVAAGAYDGNVYIAVGQTLLRINLHTFVLGLILAVVVLYLLVRLIAGLLDLPGRIGRFRSRRQEKQAGSHLNAAGLAYFEGRYQKAAQEADKVLTGKNTGDNRTLALMLAAHAADAVDDTARRDGYLQEIAKLPGKSQLSRHLLQAEGALAARDYEAAARHMDDARRLNPGLTRLAKLDLRYALDHGDAAAVLEKAAKLKKAGAINGRELDQHQEWAYRRLLSLAADSDGVKAALKRIPDEQKSGGLCVAVAQKYEHLGMYGAAAAWVEKHYPQTRQEELLPVFARSVRYLDEKARRRAIDTADGWLKQHPDDAALLLHLGILAYGQGLWGKAQSYLEASLALRESVQARLVLAKVFDETGGHAKAEAQRRYAFDEAVQEEEQAAPAVLPDSR
- the hemN gene encoding oxygen-independent coproporphyrinogen III oxidase; the encoded protein is MKTIPIISGQEKPVFDRALIAALPASGPRYTSYPTADRFTAAFGQEQYRSTLTLRRSGRPLSLYIHIPFCNTICYYCGCNKIITKDTARADTYLDYLEHEMALIAPHLGGGRQPLAQLHFGGGTPTFLNDSQLERAFALIRRHFDLLPDGEYSIEIDPRKVSRETVRHLGRLGFNRMSVGIQDFDPQVQRAVNRIQSVAETRAVIEAARETGFQSVSVDLIYGLPHQSVSGIAATLDTVLDLDPDRLALYHYAHLPHLFKPQRRIDTAAVPDSETKLDILQYAVERLTAAGYLFIGMDHFAKPGDELAAALKNGRLQRNFQGYSTHADCDLIALGVSGIGKIGNAYIQNEKDIEAYYAAIDQGRLPVLRGYTLNRDDLLRRALIQELMCRFSLDIPAYETAHSITFADYFATELADLHRMEQQGLLQLTPDNLHVTPKGRFLIRNIAMVFDYHLRHKTTQAAYSQTV